Part of the Actinomycetota bacterium genome is shown below.
ATCGTCGGGCTGGCGCGCCGGCGGGGGCGCGGAGCCGCCGGCCAATAGGCTGGGACGTCGCGTGCACATCGACTTCCTGCCATCCGAACGAACCAGCCTCGGCGTCGAGATGGAGTTGGAGATCGTCGACCGCGAAACCCGTGAGTTGCGCAGTGGCGCGAGCGAGATCCTCGATCTGATGGGCGCGGGCCACGACGGCGGGCACCCCAAGGCCAAGCACGAGCTGCTCGAGTCGACGATCGAGATCATCACCGGCGTCTGCTCGACGGTCCCCGAGGCACGCGCCGACCTGGCCGCCACGCTCGACGAGGTCACCACCCCCACCGCGCCTCGGGCGATGGAGCTGCTGTGCTCGGGAACCCACCCCTTCTCCGACTGGGCCGACCAGCACATCAGCCCGAACCCGCGCTACTCGCAGCTGGTCGAGGAGATGCAATGGCTGGCGCGCCGCCTCCAGATCTTCGGCATCCACGTGCACGTCGGTGTGCGCTCGGCCGAGAAGGCGATCGCCATCGCCAACGCGCTGTCCACCTACATCCCCCACTTCCTGGCCCTGTCCGCCTCGAGCCCGTACTGGATGGGGCGCGACACGGGGCTCGCCTCCAGTCGTTCCAAGGTGTTCGAGGGCCTTCCCACCGCCGGCCTCCCCTACCAGCTCTCGGGCTGGGACGAGTTCGAGGCCTTCATGACGACCCTCGTCTCCGCCCGTTCCATCAGCTCGATTCGAGAGGTGTGGTGGGACATCCGTCCCCATCCCAACTTCGGCACCGTCGAGCTGCGCATCTGCGACGGCATCCCCACGCTGGCCGAGGTGGCCGCGGTCGCCGCGGTGAGCCAATGCCTGGTGGACTGGCTCAACAACCTCATCGACCGCGGCTACACGTTGCCCGTGCCGCGCACATGGGTGCTGCGCGAGAACAAGTGGCGGGCGGCGCGCCACGGCGTCGACGCCGAGATCATCATCGACGAGAAGGGCACGCTGTCGCCGCTGCGTCACGAGGTGGCGCAACTCGTCGAAGAGCTGACGCCGGTGGCCCGGCGCCTCGACTGCGAAGCCGACCTGCAACGCGCGTTGGTCATGGCCGAGCGACCGAGCTACATGCGTCAGCGCGACGTGGTCGACCGAGGCGGTTCGCTGCGCGACGTCGTCGACAGCCTGATCGCCGAGCTCCGTACCGACACACCGGCGTGATGGCGTCGACCCGGCTCGTCCTCTGGGACGTCGACGGCACGCTCGTCCACGCCGGTGACGCGGCGGTCAGGGCGTTCGACGTCGCCGTGGAGCGCGTCATCGGACGTCCCGCCGGGCAGCACGGCGTGCGCATGAGCGGGAAGACCGATCCCCAGATCGCGCTGGAGATCCTCCAGTTCGCTCGGGTCGGCGCGGGTGAGGCACATGCGCACCTGCCGCTCGTGCTCGAGCACCTCGAGAACGAGGCGGCGGCCGCGGTGCACGATCTGCAGGAGCACGGGCGCGTCATGCCGGGCGTCGTCGAGCTCCTGACGCAACTGCACATCGCACCCGACGTCGTCTCGTCGGTGCTGACCGGCAACATCGAGCCGAACGCACGGCTGAAGGTCGCCGCGTTCGGCCTCGACCGGTGGCTCGATCTCGACGTCGGCGCCTACGGCAGCGACGACCACGACCGCAACCAGCTCGTTCCCATCGCGCTCGCCAAGCTGGCGTCGCAGCGCGGGATGGAGCTGCGCGCGGTCGATGTGTGGATCGTCGGCGACACGCCGCGCGACCTCGAATGTGCCCGGGCGGGCGGGGCGCGGTGCCTGCTCGTCGGCACCGGGCGGTTCCCGACCGAGGAGCTGCGCGCGCTCGGCCCCGAGGCCGCCGTCGACGATCTGCGCGATGTCGACGCGATGTACGACCTGTTGACCGCCGGCTGACCCGGACCCCTACGGGCCCGCGGGGCTCCCCGAGCCGGTCTGCTGCTCGAGCTGGCCGGTGCGCTGGTTCTGCTGGTTGACGACGTCCTGCGCCCGCTTCGCGACCGGCAGGCCGGTGTTGGGCGGGCCGTCCGGGACGGTGGCGGGGTGGGACGAGCCTCCGCACCCCGCGAGGCCGGAGACCACGAGCAGCGCTGCGGCGAGGAGGCGCGTCGGCTTCACCTCCCGATCATCGGATGGGAGCGGCGATTCCTTGACCCGGAGCGCTCAGCAGCTCGGGCGGTGGAGGGCCGAGGCGGCGGCGGAGGAAGTCGAGCAACGCCCGCCGCCGGGCGGGCCACGAGAAGAACGGGCCCCGCGCCGCGGGGTGGAGCCCCAGACGGGTCGTGTTGACGAGGGCGAAGCAGATGCGGATGAAGGCCGGGTAGCGCCCGAAGTGCTCGCGGACGAGCAGGAGTGAGTTCCGCAGCATGAGGTACTCGGCCACCTCGGAGCGGACGCTCACGCTCGGGTTGCGCACGATGGCCCCCCACACCACGCCCACCTCCCATCCCGCGGCCGTCGCCCGCAGACCGAGGTCGGCCTCCTCGCAGTACGCGAAATAGCGCTCGTCGAACAGCCCGATGTCCTCCAGGCACCCCCGTCGGGCGAGGAGGAGGGTGCCGTGCGGATGGCCGGCGTCCTCCCAGCCCTCGTCTCGACGCCGGTCGACGAGGATCCCCCCGAAGTAGCGGTCGACCACGGGCTTGCCCGGCTCGCCGAACTCGGCGCTCGCCAGTCCCGCCCGGGGGCGCTCGGCGACGGCGTCGAGGAGGCGCCGAAGGCAATCCGGCTCGGGGAGCGCGTCGTGGGGGGCGACGACCACCCACTCGCCCCAGCCCCGTTCCAACCAGCGCCGCACGCCGACGTTGGCCGCGCCACCGAACCCGACGTTGCGGCCGACGCGCACGACCTCCGCCGCGGGCAGACCCGCGGCCACCGCGGCCACCGCAGCGGGAGCCGAGCCGTTGTCGACCACGATGAGGCGCGCGTCCACGCCTCGCTGGGCGGCGAACGCGCGACCGGTGCGGACGCAGCGCTCGGCCTGGTCCCAGTGGACGATCACGACGGTGACCGGCGTGTCGGGCATTGCCGTCCCTTCCAGCCCTTCTCTCTGCGCGTTTCGTTCCGGGTGCTCCGTTGGCGCAGGACCCTACTCGTGCGCTCGCGTTTTCGATCTCACGTCACGGGGTAGAGCCTTCGTCACGTTCCGTAGTCAAATCAGCCGGGTCGCGCGGGCCCGAGGAGGTTCGGCAACACATGAGCATCGGCACGAGCATCTTCCTGATCGCCGTCGGCGCGATCCTCGAGTTCGCAGTCACCGTCGACAACCCCAAGGGATTCGATCTCAACACGATCGGCGTCATCCTGATGGTCGTGGGTGCGATCGGGCTCTTCCTCTCCCTGCTCTGGGCGCGCCGCACCACCACCACGACTGCCACCCCCATCGTCACTTCCCCCCGTCGCGAGGCCGTGGTGCACGAACGCGACGTCATCTGATCGCTCCCGCCACCCAGGAAAGAGAGCCAGGGCGCCATCGTCGGTGCCCGCCCTTTCTCGTTCTGCGCACGCGCCATCCGAGGATGCTTCCCTTGCTGAGGTCGACGGTTTAGAGTCACCCCAGCCTGGCGGGGCGATCGAACGGCCTCGCATCTGCAGCAGCGTTGACTCCAGCAGCGTTTATCTGTCCGCCTCGACAAGGCTGGTCAGTGCTTCACATGCGTGCCCACCATACGATTGACGCCACAGCAGCACAGCGGCAACCCTTCGTGGTCACCGTTCGCGCCCTTCGTTGCCTCATTGGTGTCGCCCCCAAGGTCCGCCGGTGACCGATACCGACGCCGACGCCGTCCCTCCGTCATACGCCAAGCGCCTCGGTGAGCACCTGCGTGCCGTGCGTGAGGGAAAGGGGCTCTCGCTCTCCGCCGTCGCGCGTGCTTCGGACCGCGAGTTCAAGGCCGCCGCGCTCGGCAACTACGAGCGCGGCGAGCGCGCCATCTCCGTTCCCCGACTGGCCCGTCTCGCGCGCATCTACGGCGTGCCCGTCGATGCCCTCTTGCCCGACATCGACTCACCCGACGCCGCGTCGGAGCACGCGTTCGCGCCGCGGCCCGGCTCCGCGGGCGCCGGTGTCGACAGCGGCGACAACGTCACCATCGACCTGACCCAGCTCGAGCGGGTGTCCGAGCCCGAGGCCGAGCTGCTGTCCCGCTACCTGCGCATGATCGAGTCGCAGCGACACGACTTCAACGGGCGGATGCTCACGATCCGACGCGACGATGTGCGCGCCATCGGCTACATCTGCGGCCAGGGCGCACGTCAGCTCGTCCGACGCCTCGACCAGCTCCACCTGCTCCTGGGACGCGAGCGCGTCACCAGCGAGCCGACCACGACCAGCACGACATGGTCGTCGTCGGAGCCGGAGCGACAGCCGCAGCCGAACTGAACCTGGGCGTACCGGGCGAGCCGAACCGGCGGCTGCGTTCGACCGTGCTCGCGCATTAGCCTAACGTTGCCCCTCCGAGAGGGGTGCCATTGCGGGGAAACGCCACGAACCGACCGCGGACGCCGCGACAGTCGTGCACGGGACGCGACACGTGACCACGGGGGGCCCGGGCGCGTTCCTCGGCACCCGCCTGAGCGCCCACCCGATCGGCGGAGTCGACGAGCTCCGCGACCTCGTCGACCAGCGGCTCAACGGTGCGCAGGCGCGGGTGGCCCGAGCCGAGGCCGAGCTGGCCCGACAGCTCCTCAGCGACCTCGAAGGTCACGACGACGCCGCCGACGCCGCGCTCATCGAGCAGGCCGCGGCGATTCGCCTCGCGGTGGCCCTGCCCCTCGACGCCGAGCTGCGCGTCGGCCGCTTGCGGCAGCAGACCCAGGAGCTGCGCGCCTCGTCGTCGCTCCGGGCCGAGGCGGACGGGACCGTGGCCGAGGCGGAGCGGCGACTCCAGCGCCTGGCGCCCGGCGTCCCCCTCAACGTCGATGCCGAGCTGCTGCGGGAGGCGAGCCACGACATCGCCATGGCCGAGGCGGCCGCGCAGGCGGCCCAGGCCGATCTGGGCACGGCTGCGAAGGCGGTGCGGCCGGAGCAGCGCATCGAGCTGCGTGCCGCGGGCAAGCGCGCCTACCAGGCCGACCTGCGGTACAAGAAGGCGCTCGCGGACACCAAGCCGCTCGTCGCCGCGTCGGTCGCCCTCGTCGTCGTGGCGGCGGCGTCCTTCGCGGCCGGCGCGGCCGGCGCCATCACCCTGCCTGCTGCGGCCGTCCTGAGCGGCGTGCTCGTCGTGCTCGCGCTGGGCGCCCTGTTGCAGCGTCGGTCGGTCGTGCGCCCGGCCCGCCGGACCTGCGTCGAGGCCGAGACCACGGCTCGCGACCTCGGCGAGGATCTCCGGGCGCGGGAGGGCGAGTTCGGCGACTGGGGCGTGCGGGTCATGAAGTCGATGGCCGCGGACGACGCCCTCCGGGCCGCGCTCGAACGATGGGAGGCCGTCGGGGGGCACGAGCTCGACCCCGACCAGGTCGAGCAGCTCGTTGCCGCCGTGGCGTCGCTCCACGAGGCGCGGGCCTGGCGGGGGCGCGCCGCGGACGAGGAGGGTCAGGCCCACGCCAGTTGGTCGGCGACCGCCTCGGCACTCGGCTTCTCCACCGAGCCCGCGCCCGAGCCGGGCGCGATGGTCGAGTTGGCGGAACGGGCGTTGGCGCTGCGCGCGGGAGCAACTGACCGCCTGCACGAGCTCGACCAGGCCGAGCGGCGGCTCGCGGCACGCATGCGGCTGGCCGAGCTGTTACGGGGGCGAACGCTCGCCGAGCTCGAGCACGACGCCAAACGGCTGGCCGCCGAGGCCGGCGACCACGACGCCGGCGACGGCGCCCTGCTCTACATCGACCAGGAAGCGATCGGGCCCGACGAGCGCGTCAACCTCCTGCTCGAGGCTCGCCGCCTGGGGCCCGACGGCCGCTTCGTCGTCGTCACCCGGGATCCTGGCGAATGGAGCGCCGCCCACTCGTCGGTCCGGCGCGCCGCCGGCGACGAGGGCGATCCCGAGCGCGAGCTCGACATCGACCTGCGCGATCGCGCGAGCTCGACGCGGACGACCGACGACGCCCGGCCCTGGTTCGCGAGCTAGGCGGGAGCGACGGGTGGACTGGGAGGCCTGGGCCCGTCGGGCCGAGCGCGCGATCGATGTCGCGGCACGGGGTGACTGGAAGGGACTCTTCGCGCCGGGCGCCACCTTCACCGACCCGGCCACCGCAGGCACGACCGACCTGCGCGCGATCGCGCGCGACACCCGCGGCGCGTTCCCCGACTGGACGCAGGAGATCACCTTCATCCGCGGCGGCGACGACTGGGCCGTGTTCGAGTGGGTCGGGCGAGCCACCTATCTCGGCGGCGAGGGCGACGAGCCGGGCAGCGGCGCCCCGATCGAGATGCGCGGCGCGACGATCGTCGAGGTGGACGCGGACGGGCTCGTCACGCGCTGGCGCGACTACCTCGACCGCAAGGAGCCCGAGCAGCAGATCCGCCGCTTCGCCAGGGCGCAGCGGAGCTGATCGCGCGCTCCCGTCTACGCTCGGCGCATGTTCGATCCCAACGACGTAGCCGACGCCGCCGATCTCGGCATCGACCCGCAGCGCCTGTCCGAGCTCCTCGACCGCGCCGGCCGCGACGTCGATTCCGGGCTGCTCCCCTCGTGCCAGCTGGCGGTCGCCCGCCACGGCCGCCTCGCCGCGTTCCACACCTTCGGCGACGCCACCAACGAGACGCGCTATGTCATCTTCTCCTGCACCAAGGCGCTCGTGGCGGCGGCCGCGTGGATGGTGATGGCCGAAGGCCGGCTCGACCCCGCGGCGAAGGTGGCCGATGTCATCCCCGAGTTCGCGACGAACGGCAAGGACGTCGTCACCATCGAGCAGGTGATGCTCCACACCGCGGGCTTCCCCTACGCGCCCATGGCGCCCGCGCTCTGGAACGACCGGGCCGCCCGCGTCGCTCGTTTCGCCGACTGGCGCCTCAACTGGGAGCCCGGCACCGCGTTCGAGTACCACGCCACGTCGGCCCATTGGGTGCTCGCCGAGCTCATCGATCGCCAGACCGGGCAGGACTATCGCGCGTTCATCCACGAGCGCATCGCCTTGCCCCTCGGCCTGCCCCGCCTCCGCGTCGGTCTCCCGCTCGACGAGCAACGCGACATCGCGCCGCTCGCAACCGTCGGCGAGCCCGCGTCGCCTGACGAGCTCGAAGCCGTCTTCGGGATCCGGGAGATCCCGCTGACAGAGGTCACCGACCACGCGCTGCTCGAGTTCAACTCCCCCGACGCGCGACGCGCGGGTGTGCCAGGGGGCGGGGGCGTGACCCGCGCCGCCGAGCTCGCCCTCTTCTACCAGGGGCTGCTGACCAACCCGGGCAACCTGTGGGACCCGGACGTGCTCGCCGATGCCACCGGCAACGTCCGCAACGTCTTCCCCGATCCCTGGTTCCGCTCGCCGGCCAACCGCACGCTCGGGCTCGTCGTCGCGGGCGACGACGGCTACGCGCACATGCGCATGAACTTCGGCCGCACCGTCTCCGCGCGCGCGTTCGGCCACGCGGGCGCGGGCGGCCAGATCGCGTGGGCCGACCCCGCGTCCGGGCTCTCGTTCTGCTACTTCACCAACGGTCTCGACGCGCACGTGCTCAGGCAGGCACGCCGCGGCCTGGCCCTGTCGAGTCGCGCCGCCGTGCTCTGCTCCTGACCGTTCCCCGCCCCGTCGCGAGCACCGGGCCAACGCGTGCCACGCTGGTGGCGTGGAGTGCAGCGAGTGCGGGCAGCCGATCGAACGCGGGCAGTCCGTCTACGTGAGCCGCGAGGGCTATGCGGCGGCGACCGAGATCCGTCGCGCCCTGGGCTACGTGCTCTGCGAGGACTGCGCGGGCCGGCTACCCGACGGGCCTCGCGGCGCGCACGGGTGAGCGCAGCGACTCGACCGGTTCCGGGCGGGAGTCAGTCCTCCTGGATCGAGATCGCCTGCTTCGGGCACCCGCGCACGGCGGCTTCGACCTTGGCCCGCAGGGCTTCGGGTGGATGCTCGTCGAGCAGGTAGAGGTTGTCGTCGTCGCGCACTTCGAACACCTCGGGCGCGAGACCCATGCAGATGGCGTTGCTCTCGCAGACGTCGTTGTCCACCACGACCTTCATGGCCGCAGCTTAGGCCGCGTCGTACGCTGACAGGTCGTGAGCTCCTCCGACCTGGTGTCGATCGACGGCCGACGCCTCGGTCGCCGGGCCCAGCTCACGCGCCGGCGCCTGCTCGACGCCACCGCGGAGCTCCTCGAGACGACGAGCATCCTGGACCTCGCGGTGGTCGACATCGCCCGACGCGTCGGCTCCTCGCCCGCCACCTTCTACCAGTACTTCCGCGACGTGGAGGAGGCGGTTCTCGCGCTCTCCGAGGAGGTGGGCGACGAGCTCCACGAGCTCGCGGGGCTGCTCGACGTGCCGTGGCGGGGTGCCGCCGGCCTCGATGCCGCCCGGTCGCTGGTCGACGGGTTCATCGACTACTGGGACCGTCACCGGGCCGTGCTGCGCACCCGGAACCTGGCCGCCCAGGAGGGTGATCGCCGGTTCCGGCTGGTGCGCAACCGGGCCCTCGGTGTCATCACCAACCGGCTGAGCGACAAGATCGCCGAAGCCAGGGCGGCGGGCCGGGTGTCCGACGGCATCACCCCGTACGCGGCCGCGGGCGCGCTCGTCGCGATGATGGAGCGGATGGCCGCCTATCACTTCGAGTTCGAGGGCCGGGGCGTGAGCCGCGACGCCATGGTCGAGACGATGGCGCACATCGTCCACCAGACCGTGACCGGCCGCCGCGCCTGACGTTGCCCACCGTCGCCGACGTTCTCGGCCGGGCGCTGCGCGACGCGGGTGTGAGGCGCGTGTTCGGCCAGCCGATCGCCGGTGTACCGAGCGTCGACGTGCTCGACGACTCGCTCGCGACGTTGCTGGCCGACGCCGCGGGCCATCTCGGCCCCGCGCCCGGCGCCGCCTTTCTCACCGACCGGCGGCTGCGCGTCTCGTCGCGTCCCGGCGGACGCGCGATCCCTGTCGCGGTCACCGACCCGGTCGACCTCGTCGGTGCGGTCGCCGAGGCGTGCGCGGTCGCGGCCGGGCCCGTGCCGGCAACGGTCGAGCTCGCGCTCGAGCTCGACCTCGACACACCTGTCGACCTCTCGCTCGCGACGGGCCGGACGACCGCAGGCGACGACGTAGGCGAGCCTCCCGCAGGGCCCGGGCCGGCCGCGTCGGTGGCGGTGCTCGCCGGCCCCGGCGTGGTCCGCACGGGCAGGCTCGACGGCGTACGCGCCTTCGCGGCCGCGGGCGGCCTCGGCGTGGCCAACACCTGGGGCGCGAAGGGGATGTTCGCGTGGGACAGCGCACACCACCTCGGGACCTGCGGTCTCCAAGCCGACGACTTCGCCCTGTTGGGCTTCGCCGACGTCGACCTGCTCGTCGTCACCGGCCTCGACCCCGACGAGGCCCCTGAGACGCGCTGGGGGCTCGCACCGTACGTCGTCGTCGCACCCGAGCACCTCGGTGCGCTCGCGCCCTCCTGGATCGGAGCGGCCGTCACCGGCCCGCCCAACCGGCTCTACCCCGAGCTGGCGGCCGTCGTCCGGCGACTGTCGCCCGCCGCCCGCGTCCCCCTGTCTCCCGCCCGGGCGGTCGCCGACCTCCGCGCCGAGCTCCCTCCCGGCGGCGTGATCGCCGCCGACCCCGGCCTCGCGGGCTTCTGGATCGCGCGCACGTTCCCGACGACCGAGCCGCGCAGCATCGGCGTCCCCGCCACCGTGGCTCCGGGCTACGCGGCCGCGGCCGCACTCGTCGCCCGACTCGACGATCGTCCGGCCATGGCGGTGACGACGTCGCCCGTCGACGCGATGACCGGGCGCGTGCTCGACCTGGCCGCACGCCTCGAGGTCGGCTTCCTTCTCGAGCTGTGGGCCGGCGAGGGTGCGCTGGCGAGCGCCGACGAGCATCGCGTCGACGTGCGGACGGCCCTCGATCACAACCGCGTGACGCGGCTCACCGTCCCCGTCGACGCGTCGCACACCGACGAGCTCCTCGCGGTTGCAGGTGAGGTGGTCGCGTGGGGCGGGCTCGCGCGGTCAGCCCACACCTGACGCCCGGCTGAGCGCGTCGAAGAACGCGGCCACGTCGTCGGCCGCGCGCACGAAGCGGCCGAGCGCGATCGACACACCCGTGACGCCCAGGTCCACCAGCTCGGCCGCCGCGTCGAGCGTGCGCTCCACGTCGGGCCGACCGTCGGGGCCCTTGACGCCCGCGAGCCCGGCGCGCACACCGACCGCGCCGGGGTCGCGACCGGCCCGCTCGCATTCCCGGGCCAGGAGCGCGATCCCTGAGGCCACCTCGTCGACCGGCGTGCCCGCGATGGGCAGCCAGCCGTCGCCCAGGGTGGCGATACGGCGAGCCGTGCGCTCCGTCGCGCCTCCGCCGAACCACACCGGTATCCCGCCGGCCTGCGCCGGCGCGGGTCGGCACCAGATGTCCGCGAACGACACGGTCGGCGAGGTGAACGACGCGGGCGCGTCACGCCACAGCACCCGGCAGGCGGCCACCGTGTCGTCGAGCCGCTGCTCGCGATCGGCCCATCCCATGTCGCTGGCCCAGAACTCCTCTCGCTGCCAGCCCGAGCCCACCCCAAGGTCGAGACGCCCACCCGAGAGCACGTCGAGCGTGGCCGCCGTCTTCGCGAGCAGCACCGCAGGTCGGAGCGGAGCGATGAGGATGCCGGTGCTCAGACGCACGCGCGTGGTCACGCCGGCCATGGCGGCGAGCACGACGAGCGGCTCGGGCCACGGCTCCTCCGGCGGGTACGGGAAGGTGCCGAACGGATAGCGGTCGGTGCGACTTCCCATCACGACGTGATCGGGCACCACGATCCGGTCGACACCCGCGTCGTCGGCCGCGCGCGCGAGGTCGAGCACCCCGCGGGAGTCG
Proteins encoded:
- a CDS encoding glutamate--cysteine ligase, encoding MHIDFLPSERTSLGVEMELEIVDRETRELRSGASEILDLMGAGHDGGHPKAKHELLESTIEIITGVCSTVPEARADLAATLDEVTTPTAPRAMELLCSGTHPFSDWADQHISPNPRYSQLVEEMQWLARRLQIFGIHVHVGVRSAEKAIAIANALSTYIPHFLALSASSPYWMGRDTGLASSRSKVFEGLPTAGLPYQLSGWDEFEAFMTTLVSARSISSIREVWWDIRPHPNFGTVELRICDGIPTLAEVAAVAAVSQCLVDWLNNLIDRGYTLPVPRTWVLRENKWRAARHGVDAEIIIDEKGTLSPLRHEVAQLVEELTPVARRLDCEADLQRALVMAERPSYMRQRDVVDRGGSLRDVVDSLIAELRTDTPA
- a CDS encoding beta-lactamase family protein codes for the protein MFDPNDVADAADLGIDPQRLSELLDRAGRDVDSGLLPSCQLAVARHGRLAAFHTFGDATNETRYVIFSCTKALVAAAAWMVMAEGRLDPAAKVADVIPEFATNGKDVVTIEQVMLHTAGFPYAPMAPALWNDRAARVARFADWRLNWEPGTAFEYHATSAHWVLAELIDRQTGQDYRAFIHERIALPLGLPRLRVGLPLDEQRDIAPLATVGEPASPDELEAVFGIREIPLTEVTDHALLEFNSPDARRAGVPGGGGVTRAAELALFYQGLLTNPGNLWDPDVLADATGNVRNVFPDPWFRSPANRTLGLVVAGDDGYAHMRMNFGRTVSARAFGHAGAGGQIAWADPASGLSFCYFTNGLDAHVLRQARRGLALSSRAAVLCS
- a CDS encoding transcriptional regulator, encoding MPHWCRPQGPPVTDTDADAVPPSYAKRLGEHLRAVREGKGLSLSAVARASDREFKAAALGNYERGERAISVPRLARLARIYGVPVDALLPDIDSPDAASEHAFAPRPGSAGAGVDSGDNVTIDLTQLERVSEPEAELLSRYLRMIESQRHDFNGRMLTIRRDDVRAIGYICGQGARQLVRRLDQLHLLLGRERVTSEPTTTSTTWSSSEPERQPQPN
- a CDS encoding hydrolase; translated protein: MASTRLVLWDVDGTLVHAGDAAVRAFDVAVERVIGRPAGQHGVRMSGKTDPQIALEILQFARVGAGEAHAHLPLVLEHLENEAAAAVHDLQEHGRVMPGVVELLTQLHIAPDVVSSVLTGNIEPNARLKVAAFGLDRWLDLDVGAYGSDDHDRNQLVPIALAKLASQRGMELRAVDVWIVGDTPRDLECARAGGARCLLVGTGRFPTEELRALGPEAAVDDLRDVDAMYDLLTAG
- a CDS encoding glycosyltransferase, whose translation is MPDTPVTVVIVHWDQAERCVRTGRAFAAQRGVDARLIVVDNGSAPAAVAAVAAGLPAAEVVRVGRNVGFGGAANVGVRRWLERGWGEWVVVAPHDALPEPDCLRRLLDAVAERPRAGLASAEFGEPGKPVVDRYFGGILVDRRRDEGWEDAGHPHGTLLLARRGCLEDIGLFDERYFAYCEEADLGLRATAAGWEVGVVWGAIVRNPSVSVRSEVAEYLMLRNSLLLVREHFGRYPAFIRICFALVNTTRLGLHPAARGPFFSWPARRRALLDFLRRRLGPPPPELLSAPGQGIAAPIR
- a CDS encoding nuclear transport factor 2 family protein → MPPWRRSTRRGPGGGAPRTRRVRPTPVGRRPPRHSASPPSPRPSRARWSSWRNGRWRCAREQLTACTSSTRPSGGSRHACGWPSCYGGERSPSSSTTPNGWPPRPATTTPATAPCSTSTRKRSGPTSASTSCSRLAAWGPTAASSSSPGILANGAPPTRRSGAPPATRAIPSASSTSTCAIARARRGRPTTPGPGSRARRERRVDWEAWARRAERAIDVAARGDWKGLFAPGATFTDPATAGTTDLRAIARDTRGAFPDWTQEITFIRGGDDWAVFEWVGRATYLGGEGDEPGSGAPIEMRGATIVEVDADGLVTRWRDYLDRKEPEQQIRRFARAQRS
- a CDS encoding TIGR03619 family F420-dependent LLM class oxidoreductase, giving the protein MSATVSLTLSGVGRIYGPDSRGVLDLARAADDAGVDRIVVPDHVVMGSRTDRYPFGTFPYPPEEPWPEPLVVLAAMAGVTTRVRLSTGILIAPLRPAVLLAKTAATLDVLSGGRLDLGVGSGWQREEFWASDMGWADREQRLDDTVAACRVLWRDAPASFTSPTVSFADIWCRPAPAQAGGIPVWFGGGATERTARRIATLGDGWLPIAGTPVDEVASGIALLARECERAGRDPGAVGVRAGLAGVKGPDGRPDVERTLDAAAELVDLGVTGVSIALGRFVRAADDVAAFFDALSRASGVG
- a CDS encoding ferredoxin, whose product is MKVVVDNDVCESNAICMGLAPEVFEVRDDDNLYLLDEHPPEALRAKVEAAVRGCPKQAISIQED
- a CDS encoding TetR/AcrR family transcriptional regulator — its product is MSSSDLVSIDGRRLGRRAQLTRRRLLDATAELLETTSILDLAVVDIARRVGSSPATFYQYFRDVEEAVLALSEEVGDELHELAGLLDVPWRGAAGLDAARSLVDGFIDYWDRHRAVLRTRNLAAQEGDRRFRLVRNRALGVITNRLSDKIAEARAAGRVSDGITPYAAAGALVAMMERMAAYHFEFEGRGVSRDAMVETMAHIVHQTVTGRRA